CGTGTAGTTGCCGATGATCTCACCTGTTTGAGCGTTTATTATCACTTTTTTCTCGCTCATGCCTTTTTTAAGCTCGACCTCGTAGATCCAAGTGCCGTTTTTATTATCAAGGTCCGCCTCGTCAAGGCTCCAACCAGCTTCAAGGGCGAGCGCTTTATTTACGGCCTCGTCGATATTTAGGGTGAGCTTTGAAAAGTCTATCGCCTCATTTGGCAATATAAATTTTTTGTTTTTAACCTCGTGTTTTACGATCTGACCGTTTGCGGCGTCTATTTTGATCTCTTTTTTTACATTATCTTTGAAAGACTCTATCTCATAAAATGTCGTTCCTTTTTTAACGTCTACTGAGATATCATTGACGCTTGAGTCTGGGAAGTTTTTCTCCGCTAT
Above is a window of Campylobacter showae DNA encoding:
- a CDS encoding PepSY domain-containing protein codes for the protein MNKVLSMAVLAAILGATGLQAAITSKEALNIAEKNFPDSSVNDISVDVKKGTTFYEIESFKDNVKKEIKIDAANGQIVKHEVKNKKFILPNEAIDFSKLTLNIDEAVNKALALEAGWSLDEADLDNKNGTWIYEVELKKGMSEKKVIINAQTGEIIGNYTK